The following proteins are encoded in a genomic region of Sorangiineae bacterium MSr12523:
- a CDS encoding metallophosphoesterase: MWPFLSLTQSLSLCSILALLGAVFLRVLHRAAWRRRGLRLAYVAVFAILLAAHAAWSVGLDWFVVSYWGAIVASVGLIVTGFGVASLPLAALVRVVFAFALLRKAPPAPSHAPLMSRRAFVGAATAMVPLGAMGTAAGGFSAAVTPTALRTIPVTFPKLRQLHPALEGFSILQLSDLHLGAARNVRDLERFFEGLTRRPDLIVFTGDIADDLNQLGPALHLAHQFRARCGVLASLGNHEYLHDVRRARAIFDASPVPLLVDTGTTLRVGGASLYVAGANDPVVIRTNIQPFLEGSIDRALGDAPSDAFRLLLSHRPEGFDPAARHGVDLTLSGHTHGGQIGFNGKSAFEPLWPDGYLWGAYRRGTSRLYTTSGFGDWFPFRIGCSTEAPLVVLTSERTSISGARSL; this comes from the coding sequence ATGTGGCCTTTCTTGTCGCTGACGCAATCGCTGTCACTCTGTTCGATCCTCGCGCTGCTCGGCGCGGTCTTCCTTCGCGTTCTGCACCGCGCCGCGTGGCGGCGGCGCGGTCTGCGCCTCGCCTACGTCGCCGTCTTTGCCATATTGCTCGCAGCGCATGCGGCGTGGTCGGTCGGTCTCGACTGGTTCGTCGTCTCGTATTGGGGCGCCATCGTTGCCTCGGTGGGGCTGATCGTGACGGGCTTCGGCGTGGCCAGCTTGCCGCTTGCGGCGCTCGTGCGCGTCGTGTTCGCGTTTGCGCTCCTTCGCAAGGCGCCGCCGGCCCCGTCGCATGCACCCCTCATGTCGCGTCGCGCGTTCGTCGGTGCGGCGACGGCCATGGTTCCCCTCGGTGCGATGGGCACGGCGGCGGGTGGCTTTTCGGCGGCGGTCACGCCGACCGCCCTTCGAACCATCCCGGTGACGTTTCCGAAGCTGCGACAGTTGCATCCCGCGTTGGAAGGATTCTCCATCCTCCAACTGAGCGATCTGCACCTCGGTGCCGCGCGCAACGTGCGCGATCTGGAGCGCTTTTTCGAAGGCCTCACGCGCCGCCCCGATCTGATCGTCTTCACCGGCGACATCGCCGACGACCTGAACCAGCTCGGTCCCGCGCTGCATCTCGCGCACCAATTCCGTGCGCGCTGCGGCGTCCTTGCATCGCTCGGCAACCACGAGTACCTGCACGACGTCCGTCGAGCGCGCGCCATCTTCGATGCGAGCCCGGTGCCGCTTTTGGTCGACACCGGCACCACACTCCGCGTCGGCGGCGCGAGCCTCTACGTCGCCGGTGCGAACGACCCGGTGGTCATCCGCACGAACATACAGCCCTTCCTAGAAGGCTCCATCGACCGCGCCCTGGGCGATGCGCCGAGCGACGCTTTTCGTCTCCTGCTCTCCCATCGGCCCGAGGGCTTCGATCCCGCCGCCCGCCACGGCGTCGACCTCACGCTCTCGGGCCATACCCACGGAGGCCAAATCGGCTTCAACGGCAAGAGCGCCTTCGAGCCTTTGTGGCCCGACGGTTACCTCTGGGGCGCTTACCGCCGGGGCACCTCCCGCCTTTACACCACCTCCGGATTCGGCGACTGGTTCCCATTCCGCATCGGCTGCTCCACCGAAGCGCCACTCGTCGTGCTCACGTCGGAGCGCACCTCGATCTCGGGGGCGAGAAGCTTGTAG
- a CDS encoding efflux RND transporter periplasmic adaptor subunit — translation MRARIYFGLFFMGTLAAAASIAGCQGAPREAVAAERNQPPLVAVRLTPVQRGPVSRPVRGAGVVKLKNEADLSFKVGGVVTAVLVEEGARVRRGQVLARIDPTETEAALRQAQEASARAERDVERARKLVASNAVPVIELQNAETAAASSKAAVDAAAFNAQRTVIVAPDDGRVEKRTVDPGEIAAPGVPVFHVSGRSRGAVVRVGLTDRDVLRVTLGDEARVMLDLFPDAPVTGKVTQIAASASPATGTFDVEVAVDPTAKILSGMTAKVEIAHVERDLATVPIAALTDGRGDAASVFVVDDKVARRVPVKVAFLSQDRAALLTRLEGHERVVEAGAADLDDGTAVHVLP, via the coding sequence ATGCGTGCGCGCATTTACTTTGGTCTCTTTTTCATGGGAACTCTTGCCGCCGCGGCATCGATCGCGGGCTGCCAAGGCGCGCCGCGCGAGGCGGTGGCGGCGGAACGCAACCAACCGCCGCTCGTGGCGGTGCGTCTCACACCCGTCCAGCGCGGCCCCGTTTCACGGCCGGTGCGCGGGGCGGGCGTGGTGAAGCTCAAAAACGAGGCGGATCTGTCCTTCAAGGTGGGCGGCGTCGTGACCGCGGTCCTCGTGGAAGAAGGCGCGCGCGTGCGCCGCGGGCAGGTGCTCGCTCGCATCGATCCGACGGAGACCGAGGCCGCGCTGCGCCAAGCTCAAGAGGCCTCCGCCCGCGCCGAACGCGATGTCGAACGCGCGCGCAAGCTCGTCGCGAGCAACGCCGTCCCGGTGATCGAGCTTCAGAACGCAGAAACCGCGGCGGCGTCGAGCAAGGCCGCCGTCGATGCCGCGGCCTTCAATGCCCAGCGCACCGTCATCGTCGCGCCGGACGACGGCCGCGTGGAAAAGCGCACCGTCGATCCAGGGGAAATTGCCGCCCCCGGCGTGCCGGTCTTTCACGTGAGCGGCCGTTCGCGCGGCGCCGTCGTGCGTGTCGGCCTCACGGATCGCGACGTTCTCCGTGTGACGCTCGGCGACGAAGCGCGCGTGATGCTCGACCTTTTCCCCGACGCTCCGGTGACGGGCAAGGTGACCCAGATTGCCGCATCGGCCTCACCGGCCACGGGCACGTTCGACGTGGAGGTCGCGGTCGATCCCACGGCCAAGATCCTCTCGGGCATGACCGCCAAAGTCGAGATTGCACACGTCGAGCGAGATCTCGCAACGGTGCCCATCGCCGCGCTCACCGATGGACGTGGGGATGCGGCCTCGGTGTTCGTCGTCGACGACAAGGTCGCGCGCCGAGTACCGGTCAAGGTGGCATTTTTGAGCCAAGACCGCGCGGCGTTGCTCACGCGCCTCGAAGGGCATGAGCGCGTCGTGGAAGCCGGCGCCGCCGACCTCGACGATGGCACGGCCGTGCACGTGTTGCCATGA
- a CDS encoding DUF1704 domain-containing protein, with the protein MLAAWLRQVDPLLRELSQRVTLLGAATPANAREERVRLQALAASGKDAVPAWEYVPRDMSVLRRQLDAVASALREVQTEPLADLYMARVQEWRLEARLCECVGTQEAGSLAARRFASFDDDTEAAADSLAESWMEGSGPESEGDLLETDSPAPESLLSLLQAEIGRRRIPFAVVVHPHLSALAATGHRTVLVAAGRRISPETAHRTVLHEIEGHVLPRARAAHAPLALFSVGTARSSDEQEGYALFLEDRHHFLSPSRRRELAGRYLAVRGMRQGATFVEVVRYLAGAGIDPRDAVVMAERAFRGSDGTFPGLGRERVYLESYLRVRAHLDEAPDDEAVLASGQLALDAVETLRPWCALP; encoded by the coding sequence ATGCTGGCCGCGTGGCTGAGACAGGTCGATCCGCTGCTGCGCGAGCTTTCGCAACGCGTTACCCTTTTGGGAGCAGCGACCCCAGCCAACGCACGCGAAGAACGCGTACGCCTGCAAGCATTGGCCGCCTCGGGAAAAGATGCCGTTCCCGCATGGGAATACGTGCCGCGCGACATGTCCGTGCTGCGCCGCCAATTGGATGCAGTTGCATCTGCGTTGCGGGAAGTGCAGACCGAACCGCTGGCCGATCTCTACATGGCGCGCGTGCAAGAGTGGCGGCTCGAGGCTCGACTTTGCGAATGCGTCGGCACCCAGGAAGCAGGCTCACTCGCCGCACGAAGGTTCGCCTCGTTCGATGACGACACGGAGGCCGCCGCCGATAGCCTTGCCGAGAGCTGGATGGAGGGTTCGGGCCCGGAATCGGAGGGCGATCTGCTCGAAACCGACTCCCCTGCCCCCGAGTCCCTTTTGTCCCTGTTGCAGGCCGAAATAGGCCGCCGCCGCATTCCTTTTGCGGTCGTCGTGCACCCGCACCTGTCGGCGCTGGCGGCGACGGGCCATCGAACCGTGTTGGTCGCGGCCGGAAGGCGCATCAGCCCCGAGACGGCGCACCGCACGGTGCTGCACGAAATCGAGGGCCACGTTCTCCCGCGGGCGCGGGCGGCGCATGCACCCCTCGCGCTCTTCTCGGTGGGCACGGCCCGAAGCTCCGATGAGCAGGAGGGCTATGCCCTCTTCCTCGAAGATCGACACCACTTCCTCTCGCCGTCACGACGGCGCGAGCTCGCCGGTCGCTACCTCGCCGTGCGCGGCATGCGCCAGGGCGCCACCTTCGTCGAGGTGGTGCGCTATCTCGCCGGCGCAGGCATCGACCCGCGCGACGCCGTCGTCATGGCCGAACGCGCCTTTCGCGGCAGCGATGGCACGTTCCCCGGCCTGGGTCGCGAACGCGTTTACCTCGAGTCGTACCTCCGCGTGCGCGCGCACTTGGACGAAGCTCCCGACGATGAAGCCGTGCTCGCCTCCGGCCAGCTCGCCCTCGACGCGGTGGAGACGCTCAGGCCTTGGTGCGCTTTGCCTTAG
- a CDS encoding HAMP domain-containing histidine kinase, whose translation MSDTGLLPRQRRRFSLRLRVMMAIMAAAVAPSLLVFAWSQVDRNVQGHMWGSVRDAAEAAVPLLENAPELERLAREYKVRLRVLDAQGSTLVDVDEDAPGDPGSHMEAFFLGAKDAPTLREFDEQLGPMMARAEVIEAKRSTEGKYVGCDYLPLVLCQAIYVTPHDGAHRIVHVQRSSNRAVLEVYALREHLFRLSLVVVFPMALALAFYMGSRVVRPIETLRRQALAKATAESPDAKLLPERRDEVGVLADAFNVLLMALEKKRADNEAFVADLVHEMKNPLAAVRAAADTLAEGADAQRAERLSRVLRESTSKLDRLVTQFLELARAEAGMPNEERSDVDLTALVRGLVESLRDDPRHAQVSFALKGEAANATPAMVRGVAHRLDALFGELLENAASFAGPGGQVVLAMAVTSTEIIVAIRDSGPGIAPEDRAKVFTRFFTTRGRQRGTGLGLSLVKAVAEAHGGRVAVLTPESGATFEVRLPRLA comes from the coding sequence ATGAGCGACACGGGGCTTCTGCCGCGTCAGAGGCGGCGTTTTTCGCTGCGGCTGCGCGTGATGATGGCGATTATGGCGGCGGCCGTGGCGCCGTCGCTCCTCGTTTTCGCGTGGAGTCAGGTCGATCGCAACGTGCAAGGCCACATGTGGGGCAGTGTTCGCGACGCGGCGGAGGCTGCGGTGCCCCTGCTGGAGAATGCGCCCGAGCTCGAGCGGCTCGCGCGTGAGTACAAGGTGCGGCTTCGCGTGCTCGACGCCCAGGGAAGCACGCTGGTCGACGTGGACGAGGATGCGCCGGGCGATCCTGGGAGCCACATGGAGGCCTTCTTTCTCGGTGCGAAAGACGCGCCGACGTTGCGCGAGTTCGACGAGCAACTCGGGCCGATGATGGCGCGTGCGGAGGTCATCGAGGCGAAGCGCTCCACGGAAGGGAAGTACGTGGGCTGCGATTATCTGCCGCTGGTGCTTTGCCAAGCGATCTACGTGACGCCGCACGACGGTGCGCACCGCATCGTGCACGTGCAGCGAAGCTCGAACCGCGCGGTGCTGGAGGTGTATGCGCTGCGCGAGCACCTGTTTCGGCTGTCGTTGGTCGTCGTTTTTCCGATGGCCTTGGCGCTGGCCTTCTACATGGGCAGCCGGGTGGTGAGGCCGATCGAAACCCTGCGGCGGCAGGCATTGGCCAAGGCCACGGCGGAGAGCCCCGATGCGAAGCTTCTGCCCGAGCGGCGCGACGAAGTGGGTGTGCTCGCGGATGCGTTCAACGTGTTGCTCATGGCGCTGGAGAAGAAGCGCGCGGACAACGAGGCGTTCGTGGCCGATTTGGTGCACGAGATGAAGAATCCGCTGGCCGCCGTTCGTGCTGCGGCCGACACGCTGGCGGAGGGCGCCGATGCGCAGCGTGCGGAGCGTCTTTCGCGGGTGCTGCGTGAGAGCACGAGCAAGCTGGATCGGCTGGTGACGCAGTTCCTGGAGCTGGCGCGTGCCGAGGCGGGCATGCCCAACGAGGAGCGCTCGGACGTGGACCTGACGGCGCTGGTGCGCGGGCTGGTGGAGAGCCTGCGCGACGATCCACGCCACGCGCAGGTGAGCTTTGCCTTGAAGGGCGAGGCCGCGAACGCAACGCCGGCGATGGTGCGTGGGGTGGCCCACAGGCTGGACGCGCTTTTTGGCGAGCTTCTGGAGAACGCGGCGTCGTTCGCAGGTCCAGGCGGCCAAGTGGTGCTGGCCATGGCGGTGACGAGCACGGAGATCATCGTGGCCATTCGCGACAGCGGCCCAGGCATCGCGCCCGAGGATCGCGCGAAGGTGTTCACGCGCTTCTTCACGACGCGCGGGCGGCAGCGCGGAACGGGGCTCGGGCTCTCGCTGGTGAAGGCGGTGGCCGAGGCCCACGGCGGCCGCGTGGCCGTGCTCACGCCGGAAAGCGGCGCGACCTTCGAGGTGCGCCTGCCGCGCCTCGCGTAG
- a CDS encoding TetR/AcrR family transcriptional regulator: MARRSKTQTAEQLEFEDDVRARVLEAAVQLIDEGGLASLSMREVARRAGVSHQAPYHYFPDRESILAAVAEQGFILLDREIDSVRDVGERAVDRLAAAGEAYVRFAYQHPAQFRVMFRRDFVDIDRFPHLKECGQQAFDRLLEIVHGCMAEGLPAEPSEKALIVFGWSVVHGLACLLLDGCVGMKLPEEMPQVEATKLAPGSKTIVSDVMETLRAMTLASSAPRPKAKRTKA, encoded by the coding sequence ATGGCCCGACGATCCAAGACCCAAACCGCAGAGCAGCTCGAGTTCGAGGATGACGTGCGGGCCCGCGTTCTCGAGGCGGCCGTGCAATTGATCGACGAAGGCGGCCTCGCAAGTCTGAGCATGCGCGAGGTGGCACGTCGGGCCGGTGTGAGCCACCAGGCGCCGTACCACTATTTTCCGGATCGGGAGTCGATCCTTGCCGCGGTGGCGGAGCAGGGCTTCATCCTGCTCGATCGCGAGATCGACTCGGTGCGCGACGTTGGGGAGCGCGCGGTGGACCGGCTGGCGGCGGCAGGGGAGGCCTACGTGCGCTTTGCCTACCAGCATCCCGCGCAATTTCGGGTGATGTTCCGGCGTGACTTCGTGGACATCGATCGATTCCCGCACCTGAAGGAGTGCGGTCAACAGGCCTTCGATCGGCTGCTCGAGATCGTGCACGGGTGCATGGCGGAAGGCCTACCGGCGGAGCCTTCGGAGAAGGCGCTCATCGTGTTCGGGTGGTCCGTGGTGCACGGGCTCGCGTGCCTGCTGCTCGACGGGTGCGTCGGGATGAAGCTCCCCGAAGAGATGCCGCAGGTCGAAGCGACCAAGTTGGCCCCAGGCTCGAAGACCATCGTGTCGGACGTGATGGAGACGCTCCGCGCGATGACGCTCGCGAGCAGCGCACCGAGGCCTAAGGCAAAGCGCACCAAGGCCTGA
- a CDS encoding efflux RND transporter permease subunit, giving the protein MSEFAVRRWQFTLVVFLALAALGINSLITIPKSEDPTFPIPTFAVIGVLPGATPVDVERLVIDPIETKLKALDDVKSIKTDIEESLAYLRIEFIAEADADRKRDEVLREVNALRPTLPAELVRLDVKQFNTKNVNIAEFALLSDSASYHELDGVARALKRRLENVAGVGEVETAGLPKQEVTVALDLERMVALGISPAEVLDTVGAESKNIPAGSVETGPRRFNVKTSGDYASVEEVRNTIVRSAGGSSVRVGDVAEVSLREVEGSSVARFDGKRAVLVAANQKEGQNVFDVKKGIDHEVASFEKTLPKGITLTRGFDQSQNVGHRLHGFSRDFVLAIALVLLTLLPLGLRASAVVMMSIPLSLTIGVFFLKATGFSINQLSIVGFVLALGLLVDDSVVVVENITRHLREGKAPREAAIAATKQITLSVLGCTATLIFAFLPLLALPGGPGQFIRSMPVAIIFTIGASLLVSLTIVPFLSSRILVAEGEHGNIFLRAMTWAIEGTYRRALVKAVAFPKTTLVIAAALFVGSLGLVPRIGFSLFPKAGVPQFMVEVEAAEGASMPETDRAARFVEEVLARHPEVTKVATTIGKGHPQIYYNVAPRNEKANVADVFAELRTRGDGNTRLLEQIRLELREYAGARLDLKEFENGPPLDAPIAIRLLGSDPEALEKGAAQVEQILRSTDGTRDVRNPSRERRTDLRVHVDRDKAAVLGIAVADVDRAVRLAVGGIAAGKYREDGSEEAYDIRVTLTRDRDVVPAAAPGLGVLDRLYVATTKGMPLPLSQVATLALEPSPTKIRHYQKERSVTVTAYVREGFNTDRLTKQVLAHLEGPGAIQLPAGIRFMPAGEIESRQESFGGLGTAILIAVFGVLAVLVLEFRTFKSTLIVASVIPLGIIGGLVALYVSGNTLSFTANIGFVALMGIEVKNSILLVDFTNQLREEGVPIDEAIRRAGEARFVPILLTTLTAIGGLVPLILEHSSLYSPLAIVLLGGLLSSTFLARVVTPVLYKLLAPEIEVRSDVSTTSGASVEQPMRNGNQSPNPEVV; this is encoded by the coding sequence ATGAGTGAATTCGCCGTCCGCCGCTGGCAATTCACCTTGGTGGTGTTCCTCGCGCTCGCCGCGCTGGGGATCAACTCGCTCATCACCATCCCCAAGTCCGAAGATCCGACGTTCCCCATCCCGACCTTCGCCGTCATCGGTGTCTTGCCCGGCGCGACGCCCGTCGATGTCGAGCGCCTGGTGATCGATCCCATCGAGACGAAGCTCAAGGCCCTCGACGACGTGAAGTCGATCAAGACGGACATCGAGGAGAGCCTCGCGTACCTGCGCATCGAGTTCATCGCCGAAGCAGATGCCGATCGCAAACGCGACGAGGTGCTGCGCGAGGTCAACGCACTGCGACCGACCTTGCCCGCCGAGCTGGTGCGGCTCGACGTGAAGCAGTTCAATACGAAAAACGTGAACATCGCGGAGTTCGCGCTCCTGTCGGACAGCGCGAGCTACCACGAGCTCGACGGCGTTGCCCGCGCGCTCAAGCGGCGGCTGGAGAACGTCGCCGGCGTGGGCGAGGTCGAGACAGCAGGCTTGCCCAAGCAGGAGGTCACCGTCGCGCTCGATCTGGAGCGCATGGTCGCCCTGGGCATCTCCCCCGCCGAGGTGCTCGACACCGTAGGGGCCGAAAGCAAGAACATCCCCGCCGGCAGCGTGGAAACCGGACCGCGCCGCTTCAACGTGAAGACCAGCGGCGACTACGCCTCCGTGGAGGAGGTGCGCAACACCATCGTGCGCAGCGCCGGCGGAAGCAGCGTACGCGTGGGCGACGTCGCCGAGGTCTCGCTGCGCGAGGTGGAGGGCTCGTCGGTCGCGCGCTTCGACGGCAAGCGCGCGGTGCTCGTGGCGGCCAATCAGAAAGAGGGGCAAAACGTCTTCGACGTCAAAAAGGGCATCGACCACGAAGTGGCGTCCTTCGAAAAGACGCTGCCCAAAGGCATCACCCTGACGCGCGGCTTCGATCAATCGCAGAACGTCGGGCATCGTTTGCACGGCTTTTCGCGGGACTTCGTGCTGGCGATTGCGCTCGTGCTCCTCACGCTGTTGCCGCTCGGCCTGCGCGCATCGGCCGTGGTGATGATGTCCATCCCGCTGAGTTTGACCATCGGCGTCTTCTTCTTGAAGGCGACCGGCTTTTCGATCAACCAGCTCAGCATCGTCGGGTTCGTGCTCGCCCTCGGCTTGCTCGTGGACGATTCGGTCGTCGTGGTGGAGAACATCACACGGCATCTGCGCGAGGGCAAGGCGCCGCGGGAGGCCGCCATCGCCGCGACGAAGCAGATCACCTTGAGCGTGCTCGGTTGCACGGCGACCCTGATTTTCGCCTTTCTTCCGCTGCTGGCCCTTCCCGGCGGGCCGGGGCAGTTCATTCGCAGCATGCCGGTGGCCATCATCTTCACCATCGGCGCATCCCTCCTGGTGTCGCTCACCATCGTGCCGTTTCTTTCGAGCCGCATCCTCGTGGCCGAGGGCGAACACGGGAACATCTTCCTGCGCGCGATGACCTGGGCCATCGAGGGCACGTACCGGCGTGCGCTGGTGAAGGCCGTGGCCTTCCCCAAGACGACCCTCGTGATTGCCGCCGCGCTGTTCGTGGGCAGCTTGGGCCTGGTGCCGCGCATCGGCTTCAGCCTCTTTCCCAAGGCCGGCGTCCCGCAATTCATGGTCGAAGTGGAGGCCGCGGAGGGCGCGAGCATGCCCGAGACCGATCGCGCGGCGCGCTTCGTGGAGGAGGTGCTCGCGCGGCATCCCGAGGTGACGAAGGTCGCCACCACCATCGGGAAGGGCCACCCGCAGATTTACTACAACGTGGCCCCGCGCAACGAGAAGGCCAACGTGGCCGACGTCTTCGCCGAGCTTCGCACCCGCGGCGACGGCAACACGCGCCTCTTGGAGCAAATCCGCCTCGAGCTGCGCGAATACGCAGGCGCGCGCCTCGACTTGAAGGAGTTCGAGAACGGTCCGCCGCTGGATGCCCCCATCGCGATTCGCTTGCTCGGCAGCGATCCCGAGGCGCTGGAGAAGGGTGCGGCGCAGGTGGAGCAGATCCTCCGCAGCACGGACGGAACGCGCGACGTGCGCAATCCCTCGCGGGAGCGCCGCACGGATTTGCGGGTGCACGTGGACCGCGACAAGGCGGCCGTTCTCGGCATCGCCGTCGCCGACGTGGATCGCGCCGTGCGCCTCGCCGTCGGCGGCATTGCCGCGGGCAAGTACCGCGAGGACGGCAGCGAGGAGGCATACGACATCCGCGTCACGTTGACGCGCGATCGCGATGTGGTGCCGGCCGCAGCCCCGGGTCTGGGCGTGCTCGATCGCCTCTACGTCGCGACGACGAAGGGCATGCCGCTGCCGCTTTCGCAGGTGGCCACGTTGGCGCTCGAGCCCTCGCCGACGAAGATTCGGCACTACCAGAAAGAGCGCAGCGTGACGGTCACCGCCTACGTGCGGGAGGGATTCAACACGGACCGGCTCACCAAGCAAGTGCTCGCGCACTTGGAAGGTCCCGGTGCGATTCAGCTACCCGCGGGCATTCGATTCATGCCCGCCGGCGAAATCGAGAGCCGCCAGGAGAGTTTCGGTGGCTTGGGAACGGCCATCCTCATCGCGGTGTTCGGCGTGCTGGCCGTGCTCGTGCTGGAGTTCCGCACCTTCAAGAGCACCCTCATCGTGGCCTCCGTCATTCCGCTGGGCATCATCGGCGGCCTGGTGGCGCTGTACGTGAGCGGCAACACGCTGTCCTTCACCGCGAACATCGGCTTCGTGGCCCTGATGGGCATCGAGGTGAAGAACTCGATTTTGCTCGTGGACTTCACCAACCAATTGCGCGAAGAGGGCGTCCCCATCGACGAAGCCATTCGCCGCGCCGGAGAAGCCCGCTTCGTGCCCATCCTTCTCACCACGCTCACGGCCATCGGTGGCTTGGTCCCGCTCATCCTGGAACACTCGAGCCTGTATTCGCCCCTCGCCATCGTGCTGCTCGGCGGGCTTCTGAGCTCGACGTTCCTCGCCCGCGTGGTGACGCCTGTACTCTACAAGCTTCTCGCCCCCGAGATCGAGGTGCGCTCCGACGTGAGCACGACGAGTGGCGCTTCGGTGGAGCAGCCGATGCGGAATGGGAACCAGTCGCCGAATCCGGAGGTGGTGTAA
- a CDS encoding response regulator transcription factor: protein MPRILLVDDDEALLEVLTMAFADAGHSVTTAVDGLSGLDAVARDAPDAIVSDVNMPRLDGFALCRRLRAQGDPVPILLLTSRDNEIDEALGLELGADDYIAKPFSTRILLARVTALLRRDALRRGGLVESRALRDAVQVRVGELIIDAERIEAHFKGTLLSLTLTEFRMLEAFARKPGIVLSRDRLLEIVRGDDSVVVERIIDTYVRRLRRKLEAIDPGFDAIETVVGAGYRLRAPR, encoded by the coding sequence ATGCCCCGCATCCTCCTGGTGGACGACGACGAAGCGCTTCTCGAGGTTCTCACCATGGCCTTCGCGGACGCGGGGCATTCCGTGACGACGGCCGTCGATGGCCTGTCGGGCCTCGATGCCGTGGCGCGCGATGCGCCCGACGCGATCGTGAGCGACGTCAATATGCCGCGGCTCGATGGCTTCGCCCTCTGCCGGCGCCTGCGCGCGCAGGGCGATCCCGTGCCCATTCTGCTGCTGACCTCGCGCGACAACGAGATCGACGAGGCGCTGGGCCTCGAGCTGGGCGCGGACGACTACATCGCCAAGCCGTTCAGCACGCGCATTCTCCTGGCGCGGGTGACGGCGTTGCTCCGGCGCGATGCGCTCCGGCGGGGCGGGTTGGTCGAATCGCGTGCGCTGCGGGATGCAGTCCAGGTGCGCGTGGGCGAGTTGATCATCGACGCCGAGCGCATCGAGGCGCACTTCAAGGGGACGCTCTTGTCGCTGACCTTGACCGAGTTTCGCATGCTGGAGGCCTTCGCGCGCAAGCCGGGCATCGTGCTCTCCCGTGACCGGCTGCTGGAGATCGTGCGCGGTGACGATTCGGTCGTGGTGGAGCGCATCATCGATACGTACGTGCGCCGGCTGCGGCGCAAGCTGGAGGCGATCGATCCCGGGTTCGACGCCATCGAGACGGTGGTCGGCGCCGGCTACCGCCTTCGCGCCCCGCGATGA
- a CDS encoding PhoH family protein: MKKNYVLDTNILLHDPRAVFRFEDNNVIIPIYVIEEVDQFKREGSERGRNARQIARVLDELREKGGSLAKGVTLDSGGSLRVAVPAQRPELPSAIDKAAMDQAILQTAFDVREQDGGRPTIFVTMDTNLRIRADALGMVSETYENVRVEDDQLDTGIKELEVDSGEIDNFFHDGRYTPTNFDDLQPNTCILLRDRSNPSHTALGRYDATKREVCALRTPREGVMGVRPRNKEQSFAIDLLLDESIRLVTLVGKAGTGKTLLALAAGLKRTVEDGIYTRMLVSRPVMPLGRDIGFLPGDVDEKLNPWMQPIFDNLEFLFSSGARKGPRVYAELLESGQIQVEPLTYIRGRSLPQQFMIVDEAQNLTPHEVKTIVTRSGDGTKIVLTGDPGQIDNPYVDSASNGLTIAAAKFRGERLAGHIVLAKGERSDLAELAANLL; encoded by the coding sequence ATGAAGAAAAACTACGTCCTCGATACGAACATCCTCCTGCACGATCCGCGCGCCGTCTTCCGCTTCGAAGACAACAACGTCATCATCCCGATCTACGTCATCGAGGAGGTCGACCAGTTCAAGAGGGAGGGCTCGGAACGCGGCCGAAATGCGCGCCAGATTGCCCGCGTGCTCGACGAGTTGCGCGAAAAGGGCGGGTCGCTTGCCAAGGGTGTGACGCTCGATTCGGGCGGGAGCCTGCGCGTGGCCGTCCCCGCCCAGCGGCCGGAGCTGCCCAGCGCCATCGACAAGGCGGCCATGGACCAGGCCATCTTGCAGACGGCCTTCGACGTGCGGGAGCAGGACGGAGGGCGGCCCACCATCTTCGTCACGATGGATACCAACTTGCGCATCCGGGCCGATGCGCTCGGCATGGTGTCCGAGACCTACGAGAACGTCCGCGTCGAAGACGACCAACTCGACACCGGCATCAAGGAGCTCGAGGTCGACAGCGGCGAGATCGACAATTTCTTCCACGACGGGCGCTACACCCCGACGAATTTCGACGACCTGCAGCCCAACACCTGCATCTTGCTGCGCGACCGCTCCAACCCCTCGCACACGGCGCTGGGGCGCTACGATGCCACGAAGCGCGAAGTCTGCGCCCTGCGGACCCCGCGCGAGGGGGTCATGGGCGTTCGCCCGCGCAACAAAGAGCAAAGCTTTGCCATCGACCTGCTGCTCGACGAGTCGATCCGCCTGGTCACGCTCGTCGGCAAGGCGGGCACGGGCAAGACGCTGCTGGCGCTGGCCGCCGGCTTGAAGCGCACGGTCGAAGACGGCATCTACACGCGGATGCTGGTCTCGCGTCCGGTCATGCCCTTGGGCCGCGACATCGGATTCCTCCCCGGCGACGTCGACGAGAAGCTCAACCCCTGGATGCAGCCCATCTTCGACAACCTGGAGTTCCTCTTTTCGAGCGGCGCACGAAAAGGACCCCGGGTTTACGCCGAGCTCCTCGAGAGCGGGCAAATTCAAGTCGAGCCGTTGACGTACATCCGCGGGCGCTCCCTGCCGCAGCAATTCATGATCGTCGACGAGGCGCAGAACCTGACGCCGCACGAGGTCAAAACCATCGTGACGCGTTCAGGTGACGGGACGAAGATCGTCCTCACGGGCGATCCCGGCCAGATCGACAATCCGTACGTGGACAGCGCATCCAATGGCCTCACCATCGCCGCCGCGAAATTCCGCGGCGAGCGCCTCGCCGGCCACATCGTTCTTGCCAAGGGCGAGCGCAGCGATCTCGCCGAGCTGGCCGCGAACCTGCTCTGA